In Kineococcus endophyticus, the genomic window CGAGCTGTTCGAGGCCATGCGCATGGACGGGTCCAGCGAGTGGGGCACCATGTGGCGCCTCGCGTTCCCGCTGACCCGGCCCGCGCTCGTCACGGTGACGATCTACCAGGGGCTGCAGATCTGGAACGGGTTCCTGCTCCCGCTGATCCTCACCGACCGCGCCGACCTGCGGGTCCTCCCGCTGGCGCTCTGGACCTTCCAGGGGCAGTACTCGGTCAACATCCCGGCCGTGCTCGCCTCGGTCGTCCTCACCACGCTGCCGATCCTCGCCCTGTACGTGGTCGGCCGCCGTCAGCTCCTCTCCGGCCTCACCGCCGGCTTCTCCAAGTGACCGGAAGGCTCCACCTGTGACTCGCCAGGCCCTCGTCGTCCGCGGCGGCTGGGACGGGCACTCGCCCGTCGAGGCCACCGAACTGTTCATCCCGCACCTGGAGGCGAACGGCTTCACCGTCCGCGTCGAGGACCTCGGCACCGACTTCGGGTCGGCCTCGAAGGCCACGCCGACGGTGTACACCGACGCCGAGTACCTGGCGACGGTGGACCTGATCGTCCAGTGCAACACCATGAACACCATCGAGCAGGCCGAGTTCGAGGGCCTGCGCACGGCCGTCGAGAACGGCACCGGGTTCGCCGGCTGGCACGGCGGCATCGCCGACTCCTACCGCGCGAACTCGGACTACCTCACCCTCGTCGGGGGCCAGTTCGGGTGCCACCCGGGCAAGCACCCCGACGAGCGGGAGGGTGGTCCGCAGGACAACTACATGCCCTACCGGGTCAACATGCTGCCCGAGGCGGCGTCGCACCCCATCACCGAGGGCGTCGAGGACTTCGACCTCGTGACCGAGCAGTACTGGGTGCTGTCCGACGACTACGTCGACGTGCTCGCCACGACGACGCAGGCCGTCCGCGAGTGGGACCCGTGGACCCGCCCGGTCACCTCGCCGGCGGTCTGGACGCGGCAGTGGGGCAAGGGCAGGATCTTCGTCGCCACGCCGGGGCACGACCCGGCCACGCTGAAGAACGAGAACGTCAAGACGATCATCGAGAGGGGCCTCTTGTGGGCAGCCCGCTGAAGGTCGGCGTCGTCGGCGCCGGTGTCATCTCCGCGCAGTACTCGGCGTCGCTGAAGCGCCTGCCGCAGCTGCAGATCACCGCGGTGAGCGACTTCGTGCCCGAGCGGGCGCAGGCGCTGGCCGACGAGCACGGCGCGCAGGTGCTGTCGCTGGAGGAACTGCT contains:
- a CDS encoding ThuA domain-containing protein gives rise to the protein MTRQALVVRGGWDGHSPVEATELFIPHLEANGFTVRVEDLGTDFGSASKATPTVYTDAEYLATVDLIVQCNTMNTIEQAEFEGLRTAVENGTGFAGWHGGIADSYRANSDYLTLVGGQFGCHPGKHPDEREGGPQDNYMPYRVNMLPEAASHPITEGVEDFDLVTEQYWVLSDDYVDVLATTTQAVREWDPWTRPVTSPAVWTRQWGKGRIFVATPGHDPATLKNENVKTIIERGLLWAAR